The sequence below is a genomic window from Aureispira sp. CCB-E.
GCAGCTACCTTTGGTCGAGGAGTTTGGGAAAGTGATTTGAATTCAGTTGCTTCTTCTACTGCTTCAACAAATGCTAATACTTTTGATTGGCAGGTTAGCCCAAACCCAACTCATGGAATTGTGCAATTAAATCTTAATAGTCAAGATAGAGAAAAGAGCTATCAACTTACAATTTATAACCTAATAGGAGGTGTTGTCTATCATCGATCTGATTTGAAGTCAGGAAAATATAGCATAGATTTAAGTTCGTATAGCAGTGGTGTTTATATGCTAACATTGGGAACAAAAGAGGCAATACAAACCCAAAAAGTTTCTCTTGTAAGGTAAGACATTGCAAAACAAGTAGTCAACAAAAATCAAGTATTATGAGCTGTCTATTAATTAGGCAGCTCATTTTTTATTTAAATGATTTTTTTAGACTGGCTGTTATTGGAAAAAAATATAGACAAAAATTATTTTTATTTTTAATGCCTATCTTATTGAAGTGGGCTTAATACACCATTTAAAGCCAAATTTGCATCTTACAAGTAAGATGAACAATAAAAAAATGGATATGAAACAGTTGATACTTTGTTGTTTAATTTGCTTGTATTGCCAATCTATAAAAGCTCAAATAGTAGAATCTATACAGCAAAAATATACAACTTACGATAGTATAAATACACAGGAAAAGGTTTATGTACAAACAGATAGAACATTCTATGCTCCCAATGAGGAAATCTGGTGGAATGTTTTTGTGACCAATGCTAAAAATGCTCCTAGTACGCTAAGTGAACAAGTTTATGCGGAGTTGTATAGTCCGAATGGTACAAAGTCGGATGCTTTAATTTTGAAAAATAAGGGAGGGTATGCTCAAGGATACTTTAAGTTAAAACCAGATGCGGTAGGAGGTATTTACAAACTACGTGTGTATACCTATTGGATGCAGAATTTTGGAGAAGAGAACTATTTTGAGAAGGAGTTAACCGTTCAGAAAACGGTTTTACCAGAGGTATTAATGCAGCTAGATTTTGAACGAGAAGCCTATGGGGCAGGTGATGAGGTTGTGGCAATTTTTAAGGCAAAAACAAAGGATAATAAGGCATTAGCACACAAAAAACTCACTTATACCGTTCAACTAAACGGACAACTTGTTACGAATCAAACAGCTACAACAGACGATAATGGGAAGGCTCTTTTATCATATAAATTGCCAGATAAACTGACGGAAACCAATAATTTGATAAATGTGCAATTTGATGAGAGTGGATTAACAGAGTCTATTACTCGGTCGGCACCTATTGTCTTAAATAATTTAGATATACAACTATTGCCAGAGGGAGGAACGGTAGTTGCCAATCAAAAGAATAGAATTGCCATCAAGGTATTGAATGAGTTTGGTCAGCCTGCTGATATTAAAGGCGAAATTGTCAATAAATCAGGAAATGTAATTCAGGAGTTTAGTACTTTTCATCAAGGAATGGGGGCTTTTGAATTGGTGCCCGAAAAGAATGAAAATTATATGCTGAGAGTTACCCAACCAGTAGGCATCCGTCAAACGTGGAAAGTTCCATCTGTAGAGACAGATCGATTGGGTATTTTTGTTAAAAAACAACAGGATCAAAGAATAGAATTTGACCTTTATAGTCCCAAAGAACAGCGTGTTTTTGTCGTAGCTCAACAACAAGGTAACTTAATTTATACCCAAGAAATAAAAGCCGTAAAAGGAGCGAATACAGTTGCTTTTTCTACCGAGGATTTTCCAATGGGGATCGTTCAACTAACTGTTGTAGATGAAAAAGAACGTGTTCATGCTGAGCGATTGGTATTTGTTAATGCACAACGAAAACTAAAGGTTCATATTTCAACCAACAAAGAAGATTATTTGCCTAGAGAAAAGGTGGTCGTAGATATTTGGGCTAAAGATGAAACTGGACGAGGCGTACAAGGAAATTTTTCGATGGCGGTTGTAGATGACAAACAGCACACTTTTGCAGATGATAAGCAGGATAATATTCTGTCTTATTTATTGATGAGTTCAGAATTAAAAGGAGAAATTTATGAACCTAATTTTTATTTTGATCCTAAAAATGAGAAAGCCGCCGCCGCTTTAGATTATGTTTTGTTGACACATGGTTGGCGGCGATTTGAGTGGCAAACTATCTTAGAAGAGTCCAATCGCATGACGATCCGTTACCCCATTTTGGCAAATGAAATTTCGGGGTATGTGAAAATTGGAGATCAATTGGGTAAGAAACAAACTATATTTTTATCTGAAGGGCAAGCACGTTATACCAAAAAAAAGGCATTGGCAACGACACAAACAGATGACAACGGTTTTTTTACATTTAAAAATGTTACAGTTAGTTTCCCTGCTTTTTTATCGACCACTTATCATGGAGAATACCAGTCCATTCGAATCAATCAATATTCAAAACCAGGATTGAGTTGGGAACGTACGGTGCCTGGTATTTACCACGATCAAATTGTCAACCAAGGTTATTATAAAAAGAAAGAAGATGGAAAATTATATGATCGATACAATCAACAAGTTGACGTGGTTAATAGTGATATTGTAAGTGAAGATGGTCGCTTGGTTACTACTTCCAAAAATTTTAAGATTGTTGATGGTCTTATCAAAACTAAACATAACTATACCGTACGAATAGATGAAGAAGGGTATGTTTTTTCAAACGAAGGAAGATTGAGCAAAGCACCTGTCAATGTCAATTCTAAAATAGTACAAAAGACAGTAGGTAATAAACGGAGTAGCCCAATTGTTATGGATAGTATTTCATATACTGTTCCTCAAAATCGTTCATTGGATTGGGATAGACGTAGAAATGCCGATAAATATACAGAAAGGATAGAGCTGAGCACTAGTGGTTTGACCTCTGAACGAGCGCTTGCTAGTGTTATGCTTTCGACAGAATCGGTCGTTGTAGAAGCCTCCAACATAGAGATAATGAATAGTGGTAGGAATAATCGGTACAATGTAACGCCATCTTTTCAAGAGGAACTAATAAGCCCTAGTGTGTATTTGATTCAAGTTGCGCCTAAAAATCTTCAATATAAAAGTATCCCTAGGTTTTATCAGCCTAACTACAGTGATAAAAGAGGAACTCCTGAACGAACTGATTTTAGAAAGACAATTTACTGGAATCCGAGTATTCAGACCAATAAAAATGGCAAAGCTTCTTTGAGCTATTATAACTCCGATGAGGTAACTACCTTCCGAATCCTTTTGGAAGGAAATAATGCAGAAGGACAACTAGTGCACGAAGAACATACTTATTCTACCTCTTTACCATTTAATATTGTAACAAAGATACCTAGTGTGTTGAGTTTTGGAGATACAGTACGCATGCCAATTGTGCTTCAAAATAATAGTTCTAAAACAGTTGCTGGAGCGCTAAAGATAGAAGTACCTTCGTTTTTAAATGTTTTGGAAATGCCTTCTAAAAATATCTCTATTGCTGCGGACACACAACAGGTGGTTCATTTGCTTTATCAAGTGAGATTTGAACAAGGAAAAGCGCCTATTTATATAAGTTTTGAATCTGATGGTCTAAACGATTTTATCACTCAAACCGTTGAGACAACAGCCAAAGGTTTTCCTGTAGATTTTGTTATGGCTGGGCAAGAACTAGAGCAAGTAGATACGTTTGTTTTGAGGGATGTTTATGAAGGTTCGTTGACCTCAACGTTAAAGTTTTACCCAGATATTTTAGAAGGGTTGATGGATGGTGTAGAGAGTATTTTGAACTCTCCTAGTGGCTGTTTTGAACAGGTATCTTCTAGCAATTACCCCAATATTTTGGCTTTGCAGTTGATGCAACAAACAGGAGTGTTAAAAGTAGGTGTGCGCCAAAAAGCATTGGAATACCTTCAAACAGGTTACCATAAATTAGCAGCTTATGAAATTAATGGAGGTGGTTTTGAATGGTATGGTCGAGCACCTGCACACGAAGGCTTGACGGCCTATGGTTTGGTACAGTTCAAAGATATGCAAGAGGTGTACGAGGTTGAGGCAGGTATTATAGAACGGACCAAAAACTACTTGTTGAGTCGAAGAAATGGAAAAGGCGGCTTTGAGCAAAATGTAGGCAAGTATGGATTTAGTGGAAACAAACCTGCTTTATTTAATGCTTATATTACTTGGGCGTTGTCAGAAGTTAATACAAAAGGAATTCACAAAGAAGTGGAGGCAATGACTAGAGAAGCTATTGCAAGTGAAGATTTGTATCGAATGAGTTTAGCGGCATTGACCCATTTTAACATTGGAAATCAAGAACGAGCTGAAAACCTACTGAAAAACATTCAAAATATGATTCTAAAACTTGGGCTAGAAAATGTTTTCGCAGAGTCAACCGTAACTTATTCTTATGGAAAGGCATTGAACATAGAAACACTTTCTTTTGCTGCCTTAGCTATGTTGAGGTCTGAACATCGAAATGAAGCATTAATAGTAAAAATTGTAGAGTACCTATTGAGCAAACGCCAATACGGTCGTTTTGGCTCTACTCAATCAACCGTCATGGCATTAAAAGCGTTGAGTGCTTATACGAGTAGTGTTCTCAAACAACAGGAAGACAAATCGATACAAGTGGAGATCAATGGCAAGGTTGTATGGAAGGACTTGTATCGCAAACATCAAAAAGGAAACTTACTAGTAACCGATCTGCATCAATATTTTGTAGAAGGACAGAATATTGTGGCGGTTAAGTTTGATGCTGCTACTCAAGGATTACCCTATAGCTTTGATGTTTCATGGACTTCCCAAACACCTGAAAGTGCTGCCGAATGTCCTTTGATGATCACCAGTACTTTTGATAAAAAAGAAGCTAAAGTAGGAGAAACAGTACGTTTGGATGTGACTGTTCAAAACTCCAACAACGAAGCGGTGCCTTCTACAATGGCCTGGATTGGTATTCCCGCAGGTTTGTCTGTTCAAGCTTGGCAATTAAAAGATTTGCAAGAAAAACAACAATTTGCTTTTTATGAATTGAAAGATAATTATTTAATATTGTATTATAGAGAATTGGATGGTCAAGAAACAAAAACGCTTTCCTTAGATTTAAAAACAGAAGTTCCAGGACACTATACCGCACCAGCTAATACGACATATTTGTACTATGGAGATGAATATAAGTATTGGTTAGAAGGGGCTAGTATTCAGGTAAATTAGTTGGGTTATCACCTCCTAAAACCAACAAATCCACCACATGAAGGAATTATTATTATTAATTTTTATATTAATTAGCAGTGCAAGTATGGCGCAGTCTCTTGGGGAGGATGTTTACATACGCTATTATCTGGGACGAAGTATTCAGCGAACTAAATTATTTGATGAAACAGGACTCGGGAAATTTATTCTTTTTAGAAACATACCTTCCAATTGGATTGTAGAATATAAGAGAACCAATGCTTTGGAGGATATACAGGGACTTTTTGGAGCTGTAAAACCAAAATTAAGTTCGTTGAGAAATAAATCTTTTCGACTAGATGTTAAAGGATCTAATTTAGGAGAGCTAGACGTTAGTTTCAGAGGTAGCATGGTATTCAAAAAGGTGACTGGTCATTTGAGTTTAAACGGGCATTGGAACAATCAGCGCAATGATTTTAATCAAGATAATTATCTTGATTTGAATTTAAAGAAGCGCCTCTTCTTACAAAATGCTTGGTCTATTCACTTAAAAAAGTTTACGTCAATTAATAATATTTGGTTTTTGGGGATGGAGACTCAAGGCGGGGAAGTGCAGTTCAACAAAGCAACCGATTTTCTGACTAGAAATGCTTATGGACATGGAATGGGAGTAATGCATTGGATCGGAGAATCGACTAATTATATTGCAACACGAGGGAAAGATATGCTGCTTATTAATTTTAGGATGGTTGATCATACTCAAAACAATTATTATGGTTTGCGTCAATATAAAGGCAAGGAGTGGAGCGTTGACAGCAAAGCCCAGTATAGCTACCGTTTAGAAAATGGTTTTGATTTGTTTCAATTTGGTGTCAATTACCGTTATCAAACCATTCAAGAAAACTTAGACTCGCTGGAAATAGAACGCAAGGAGTCTTTTGGTGGAGGCTATGTAGGATATGAAACTTTTTTTGGCAAAAAATTCAAATTATCTACTCGTATTAATGTTGCTTATCATAATTTAGCTCGTTGGATTTTTGTGCCACACCTTCGGTTTGATGCAACGATATTAAAGTCTTTAAGTGCCAATGTATTTGGTGGTTCGGGGATGCGTTATGCTAATGTATTGAGTGAAAATGCTCAATTTTTGATTAGTAACAGAGAAGTAAAGATAAAAGAACCACTATTGCCTGAAAGGGCTTGGTATTATGGGGTATCTGTTCATTATGGCAATTGGGTTCGTTTGGGACTGGATTTTTATACGGCATTGAATTTACAAGTCTATCATACTATCTACCAAAATAAAGTAATCTTAGATATGGATAGCGATGCCTACAAATTGTCGTTTTATAACCAAAATGGACGTGCTGAAAAATTATCCTTTGAATTAGATGGTCAAATTCGATTGTCGAAACCACAACTGGGAATAAATATTGACTATAGGTTAGATTTTATTAATTCTACCATCAACAACCAATACGTTAGAGAGCCTCTTTACTCAATGCACAATCTCTTACTAGCGCTTGATTATCGTCTGTATATTCGAGATATTTATATCTGCGATATTACTAGTCAATTTCATTGGTATGGTCCTCAACGGTTGCCCAATGTTGCTGTTAAAACAGGAATAGGAACTCCTTATCCATTACAATCTCCGAGTGTTAGTCGATGGGATTTTAAGCTTAATTTTCCGCTTTATGCTTGGATTCAGAGACAAACAAAATGGAAGAATTTCATTTTTTATTTTGGGATTGATAATATCTTGGATGAAGTGCAACCCTTATCATTTATTAGTGCGAGCCAACCTTTTGATCAAAATTTTGATGGCGGATTGTTTTGGAACTCTACTGTAGGGCGCCGATACTATGGTGGTTTCACATATGTGTTTTAGTACCGCATTCTTGAAAATATCAGGCTTCTCTTTCATAAAAAAACGATCATCGCCCTTGAGCAATGACCGTTCATATTTTAGTAGTTGGAATAGATAGTAGTCTATCTAAGCTCAAAATGTTAAATATCAAAGATAAAGGTTAATTTGCCCCATTGTTTTTTTGGAGCAGTATAATCTACATCAAATTTATAACGTCTAGCAGCACGCATCGCAGAGGCAATTAATTTAGCTTCATTGATGGTCGAAAATTTTTGTAAGTACTTGGTTGCAATGACAGTACCCTCTTGACTCACACAAACCTTGATTGCTATTTTACCTTTCGTTTTAGTCAACCCTTTAATATTAGGACGTTGCATTACTTTTCGACCAAAAACACCTTCTTGCAAATTATCATCATTTCCTCCATCGCCACTAGCATCCGAATTGTTTGTAGCTTTACCGCCAGGTTTATTTTTATCTGATGCACTACCCGATGGTTTAGAAGGCGTTGGTTTAGGATCTGGTTTAGGATCCACTTTGGGAGGTGTTTCGTCAAACTTAACATCGTTATCATTAGGAACTTCAGCAGGTGTAACCACAGGCGCTTCGTTATCTTCTACCGTTTCAACAGGTGCTGGTTCAGGCTCAGGTTCTGGAGCGGGAGTAGGTTCAGGAGTAGGTTCTTCTTCCTTTGTTTCACTAGGTTCATTAGATTCATTTTTGCGTGCTTTGTCATCAACATTATCTACAAATTGAACATCTGGCTCTTCAATTAAAATATCATCTAAATCGGCAAACTCAACCGTATTATCTGCTAATTCAACATTTTGAATGGCTCCCATTAGTGGAAGAATCGCCAAACACAATATAACAGCATGCACAAAAAAAGTAATGATTAATCCTCTTTTCTTGTTTTCTTCTTCTTTTTCCGATACAAATTTATCCTTTTTCATATCTAGCATGTTTTTATATGGAATAATCTTTTGTGTAAAAGAAAAGACTATTGAAAAATTGTTCTTTATCGTTTCATTTGCTTTGTATAATTCCAAAAGGATGCCAAATTTGTTTTTTAAGAACGTTTTAATGTTTGAAAGATAGAATGTAAAAGTATCTGAATACCTCATGAGGAAAGAGGTTGCTGGAGTTTTTGTTGTAGGTATTTTTTGAAGTCAAAAAATTGAAACCAGAAAGTATTTTTAGGAAAACGACCAATATTTTCAATTTTGATTAGAGTGCTCTGTATTAAGTTTTGATAGTTTTGAGTGTCACTAAATTGGCTAGAACTCTTATTAAAAAAATCGATTAAAGCTCTTTCAAAGTCACCAATTGAGATTTGTTTTTTTAGCTCTCTTTTTAATGAATTTAATAAATGTGGAATTAGCAAGAAGTTATTTAATTCTAAGTGGACAATAATTTCTAGTACTTTTATGACAAGTTTATATCGAACAATAAAGTTCGAAGCAGGCAAGTTGTGCCAATAATTAATCCAGTTCAAAGCAATAGCATACTCTTTTACAGTGCACAAGTAAGGGATAACTTCCGTAACCAAGAAAGACTCTAATAGATTTAAAGGTCGATTAGTCTGTTCTAAATATTCAGGACCAATGATATCTAACAAATCCATTCCTTCTTGATGCTTTTGAGTAATTCGATAATAAAATAGCAAGGTTCGCTGATGAGAAATCATATTAAAAGGAGAAGGCGTTTCGAGTACTTTTTTTTGCATTTTGTCTGCAAAAAAATGATACGTCTCAAAATCATCCATGAATAAGGATTGGTATATAATATTTTGATAAACCGTTATTAAGGTAGATTCTATTATTTTCTGTTTTTCTATTATTTCCAGTATTTTATATTGAAATGACCTAGCTTTTTCAAACTGGCAAGCCATAAATAATAATAGAGATTTGGTCATGCAAAAATAAGCTTTTGCTTTGTTGGATAAAAGCTTTGTCTCATCTGCCAAGAGCGGATTGTTGTACAACTCCTTGAAGCGAGGGTCGTTCAATGTAAAAAAACATTCTTTTACATTGAAGTCAAAACAGCGTTCATTGAATAGGTGCAATTCATTGATTTGATCGTATTGTTGAATGGCCAAATCACGTTCTGTTTTTAGCAAATGATACGAATTGTTTTTGCTAGCAGTAACATTAGATTGTAAATTGATAATATAAATTAGGTTACCAAAATCTTCTAACCTTTTTGCTTTGACCTTTGTCTTTTTCAACAAACGACTGCCTATTGAGGTCAAGCCTTTGCTATAAAGCACTCGTATCGTTTGAATGGCATTATTGATAGCCATAGAAGAGTTGGCATTTTTGTGATGAATGACCAAACTTTGTAAGAGTTGTTGATGTAAATACCTTTTGTAATTACTATAATTCTTTAAATCAATTTTACTTCCAATCTGCTTCAATAATTTTTTTTCATTTAGTCGTCCTTCCTGTGTTTGTTGATAAATCTTGTCATACAATAAAATGTAATGTCTTTTGTCAGAATCATTGCTATACATTTTTGCATATCGAACGAAAAAAGATTTTTCTTTTTTGTTCATATTGGAGATGATGTCAAATATTTCTTGAAGTATCATGTTGCATTGATTTGATCTAAATATTGAATAGAAAAAATGTGGCTTAGAGCCTTTAAATTTGAAGTAAAATTACTAAACTCTAAGAGGGAACATAGTTTTTGGAGAGATCTAATAAATTACAACTTTAATTTTAAAACGACAAATTTATTTAAGGTTAGTTGTTGACAATTAGAGTATTGTGGTGGTTTTATCTTTGGTTTAAGATAAATTAAATTATCCAAAATAGATTATTCTTTTTTGAAACTTTCATTTATTCTTATTGTGTAAATAAAAGCAATTGGTAGTTGAACTTAACTTTTTTTAGGCAAGGAATATCTATTAATAGTTATTTTATTGAACAACTTAGAATGGAAGAAATATGATACGATTTTTGTTGATAATTGTAGTGATATTCTGTTGTATGAATGGGTATAGTCAAGCAACTCAGCGAGGAGGATTTGTGTATGAATGGAGTAGCTATAGTTCAGACGATTATACAGGTTTAGGAAACCGACTAGTACACTGGGATTCTACAGATTTAGTTGACATTGTTCATGCACCAGCAATAGGAGTGCACCCTCGAGTTTATTTTGGACCTTCAGAAATTCCAGCCATTAAACAGCGCTTGGATAGTACTCTAAGTGGTCAAGCCATTAAAGCTACTATTCACGCTTATACTACCTTGTTGCATTTACGAGGAGCTTATAGCCAAAATCAACCCTATGCGTTAGATCCAGATGGAAATCGATATATCGAAAATAGTGGCGCATGGAGTATGGGAGCTTATTACGATAAATTAAAAAATCGTGATCCTAGCGTATGGAATGGAGTAAGTCTAAAACATCGCCAACGAACGGCTACTTTGATGTCATTAGAAGCTTTTATGTGTCTATTGTATGCTGGTCAAACAGACCCTGATGTGGGAATCAGTTACCAAACAAGAGCACAAGATTTAGCCAATGCAATGCATTATTGGGCAACCTTAGCATTGGCTGATCCTAACCTAGGTCCTACAACCTATAACTTGGTAGGAGGGACACATATGGCAATGTGTTATGATTTGAATTACAACAATCTAAGTCTTAATCAAAGAGATACGATTCGGATGGCATTAAGTCGAACTCTACCAATTGTTCCTCGACATGGTCACAATTTGGCATGTTATGCCAATACAAGCAATTGGGCAACCTTAAATGGGTTTGAGATTATTACCAATTTAGCTATAGAGGGGGAACTAGGATATCAAACCCAATTGACTCGTGAATGGATGCGCGTGGCACATAACTTTATCACTTATGGTTGGTATCCATCTGGGGCAGGGTACGAGGGTTTGGGTAAAAACTATATGTTTGTAACGACTCTAATTGCAATGGCAAAACGAGGATATAGTTTACTTTCACACCCACATGTACGAGCTTATGGAGAGCAGTTTTTACCTGCGATTACACAACCTTTTGGAAAGGGATTTACTAGCTATGATGTTTGGGGAGGTTCAGGACACCATCCCGTATGGGGGCAGTATAAATTTAATTCTTCTGATGCTGTTGGTTTAAAATGGATTTTTCCGAATAGTAATAAAGTAGATTTTGTTTGGAGAAATTATATTTCTACTTTTTATCGTAATGATTCAGAAGGTTATGTTTATGCTCAAATAGAACCAGGAGGTAGTTAC
It includes:
- a CDS encoding MG2 domain-containing protein, with translation MKQLILCCLICLYCQSIKAQIVESIQQKYTTYDSINTQEKVYVQTDRTFYAPNEEIWWNVFVTNAKNAPSTLSEQVYAELYSPNGTKSDALILKNKGGYAQGYFKLKPDAVGGIYKLRVYTYWMQNFGEENYFEKELTVQKTVLPEVLMQLDFEREAYGAGDEVVAIFKAKTKDNKALAHKKLTYTVQLNGQLVTNQTATTDDNGKALLSYKLPDKLTETNNLINVQFDESGLTESITRSAPIVLNNLDIQLLPEGGTVVANQKNRIAIKVLNEFGQPADIKGEIVNKSGNVIQEFSTFHQGMGAFELVPEKNENYMLRVTQPVGIRQTWKVPSVETDRLGIFVKKQQDQRIEFDLYSPKEQRVFVVAQQQGNLIYTQEIKAVKGANTVAFSTEDFPMGIVQLTVVDEKERVHAERLVFVNAQRKLKVHISTNKEDYLPREKVVVDIWAKDETGRGVQGNFSMAVVDDKQHTFADDKQDNILSYLLMSSELKGEIYEPNFYFDPKNEKAAAALDYVLLTHGWRRFEWQTILEESNRMTIRYPILANEISGYVKIGDQLGKKQTIFLSEGQARYTKKKALATTQTDDNGFFTFKNVTVSFPAFLSTTYHGEYQSIRINQYSKPGLSWERTVPGIYHDQIVNQGYYKKKEDGKLYDRYNQQVDVVNSDIVSEDGRLVTTSKNFKIVDGLIKTKHNYTVRIDEEGYVFSNEGRLSKAPVNVNSKIVQKTVGNKRSSPIVMDSISYTVPQNRSLDWDRRRNADKYTERIELSTSGLTSERALASVMLSTESVVVEASNIEIMNSGRNNRYNVTPSFQEELISPSVYLIQVAPKNLQYKSIPRFYQPNYSDKRGTPERTDFRKTIYWNPSIQTNKNGKASLSYYNSDEVTTFRILLEGNNAEGQLVHEEHTYSTSLPFNIVTKIPSVLSFGDTVRMPIVLQNNSSKTVAGALKIEVPSFLNVLEMPSKNISIAADTQQVVHLLYQVRFEQGKAPIYISFESDGLNDFITQTVETTAKGFPVDFVMAGQELEQVDTFVLRDVYEGSLTSTLKFYPDILEGLMDGVESILNSPSGCFEQVSSSNYPNILALQLMQQTGVLKVGVRQKALEYLQTGYHKLAAYEINGGGFEWYGRAPAHEGLTAYGLVQFKDMQEVYEVEAGIIERTKNYLLSRRNGKGGFEQNVGKYGFSGNKPALFNAYITWALSEVNTKGIHKEVEAMTREAIASEDLYRMSLAALTHFNIGNQERAENLLKNIQNMILKLGLENVFAESTVTYSYGKALNIETLSFAALAMLRSEHRNEALIVKIVEYLLSKRQYGRFGSTQSTVMALKALSAYTSSVLKQQEDKSIQVEINGKVVWKDLYRKHQKGNLLVTDLHQYFVEGQNIVAVKFDAATQGLPYSFDVSWTSQTPESAAECPLMITSTFDKKEAKVGETVRLDVTVQNSNNEAVPSTMAWIGIPAGLSVQAWQLKDLQEKQQFAFYELKDNYLILYYRELDGQETKTLSLDLKTEVPGHYTAPANTTYLYYGDEYKYWLEGASIQVN